One part of the Alosa alosa isolate M-15738 ecotype Scorff River chromosome 4, AALO_Geno_1.1, whole genome shotgun sequence genome encodes these proteins:
- the si:ch211-150o23.3 gene encoding uncharacterized protein si:ch211-150o23.3 isoform X2 — protein sequence MVLRRPSIESKRRRAILAVDVQVFFDSVNDKQLFVFHRTTCEQVRDHREIWSSFITSFGVMESAKIPSPIARIALVLSALGCSIVYVNVEALDLVTKVIGDGHECRGRVEINHEGQWVTVCNRGWDMSDTRTVCREVGCWLASLPSGFKFSPSRAVWLNHVSCTGEVPDLTHCLHSNRNCTILEEAMMDCSGKPVLSILSPFTAFQVGEAIHFSCTAPSGPKFLNFHLYKKGVETPLVTQRADNGQRRMELTLTDVEVGHQGTYSCVNSDRRSSHPPKRMYHSNYIDIAVVELNRPQIWYNTSMEVPSGWVFKGESFSITCSTNPLYPGGSFQLRLIRPNGTVRHSLPALTSAVTFNFSNAQTLNEGYYCCQYKVQMGKRMLASRESQPLPISVRDTDLAMSPVMISLLVSGLTFVVATFIILIVFRILSKRKRKLTELERESRTCVDNTYIALTTIK from the exons ATGGTTCTACGACGACCAAGTATCGAGAGTAAGCGACGCCGAGCAATCTTAGCTGTTGATGTACAAGTGTTTTTTGATTCTGTAAATGACAAACAATTGTTTGTCTTTCATCGGACAACTTGTGAACAAGTGAGGGATCACAGAGAGATCTGGAGTTCATTCATCACGTCATTTGGAGTCATGGAATCTGCAAAAATACCATCACCGATAGCGAGGATTGCCCTTGTTCTTTCAGCGCTAG GTTGCAGTATCGTATATGTGAACGTTGAAGCTTTAG ACCTTGTCACAAAAGTAATCGGAGACGGTCATGAGTGTCGCGGCAGGGTGGAGATCAATCACGAAGGACAGTGGGTGACCGTTTGTAACCGTGGCTGGGACATGAGCGATACCCGGACAGTGTGCAGGGAAGTGGGGTGCTGGCTTGCCTCCCTGCCCAGCGGCTTCAAATTTAGCCCCAGCAGAGCCGTGTGGCTGAACCATGTCAGTTGCACAGGTGAAGTTCCCGACCTGACGCACTGCTTGCATTCCAACAGGAATTGTACCATCCTTGAAGAAGCCATGATGGACTGCTcag GGAAGCCTGTACTGTCCATTCTGTCCCCATTCACTGCCTTCCAAGTGGGTGAGGCCATACATTTCAGCTGCACGGCCCCAAGTGGGCCCAAGTTCCTCAACTTCCACCTGTACAAGAAGGGTGTCGAAACTCCTCTTGTGACGCAGAGGGCTGACAACGGACAGAGGAGAATGGAGCTGACCCTTACTGATGTGGAGGTCGGACACCAGGGCACGTATAGCTGTGTCAACAGTGATCGGAGGAGCTCGCACCCTCCCAAGCGCATGTACCACAGTAACTACATTGACATTGCAGTAG TGGAGCTTAACCGGCCACAGATCTGGTACAACACGTCCATGGAAGTGCCCTCTGGGTGGGTGTTCAAGGGAGAGAGCTTCAGCATCACCTGCTCCACCAATCCCCTGTACCCAGGCGGCTCCTTTCAGCTGCGGCTGATCCGGCCCAACGGCACCGTGCGCCACTCTCTGCCGGCTCTCACATCCGCTGTGACCTTCAACTTCAGCAACGCGCAGACCCTGAACGAGGGCTACTACTGCTGCCAGTACAAAGTCCAGATGGGCAAGCGTATGTTGGCCTCCCGAGAGAGTCAGCCTCTCCCCATTTCTGTCAGAG ACACAGACCTGGCCATGAGTCCTGTGATGATCAGTTTGCTGGTATCAGGGTTGACCTTCGTTGTGGCCACCTTTATCATCCTGATTGTGTTCAGAATACTCtccaagaggaagagaaaactTACAGaattagaaagagagagcagaactt GTGTAGACAATACATACATCGCACTGACAACTATAAAATAG
- the si:ch211-150o23.3 gene encoding uncharacterized protein si:ch211-150o23.3 isoform X4 produces MSDTRTVCREVGCWLASLPSGFKFSPSRAVWLNHVSCTGEVPDLTHCLHSNRNCTILEEAMMDCSGKPVLSILSPFTAFQVGEAIHFSCTAPSGPKFLNFHLYKKGVETPLVTQRADNGQRRMELTLTDVEVGHQGTYSCVNSDRRSSHPPKRMYHSNYIDIAVVELNRPQIWYNTSMEVPSGWVFKGESFSITCSTNPLYPGGSFQLRLIRPNGTVRHSLPALTSAVTFNFSNAQTLNEGYYCCQYKVQMGKRMLASRESQPLPISVRADTDLAMSPVMISLLVSGLTFVVATFIILIVFRILSKRKRKLTELERESRTCVDNTYIALTTIK; encoded by the exons ATGAGCGATACCCGGACAGTGTGCAGGGAAGTGGGGTGCTGGCTTGCCTCCCTGCCCAGCGGCTTCAAATTTAGCCCCAGCAGAGCCGTGTGGCTGAACCATGTCAGTTGCACAGGTGAAGTTCCCGACCTGACGCACTGCTTGCATTCCAACAGGAATTGTACCATCCTTGAAGAAGCCATGATGGACTGCTcag GGAAGCCTGTACTGTCCATTCTGTCCCCATTCACTGCCTTCCAAGTGGGTGAGGCCATACATTTCAGCTGCACGGCCCCAAGTGGGCCCAAGTTCCTCAACTTCCACCTGTACAAGAAGGGTGTCGAAACTCCTCTTGTGACGCAGAGGGCTGACAACGGACAGAGGAGAATGGAGCTGACCCTTACTGATGTGGAGGTCGGACACCAGGGCACGTATAGCTGTGTCAACAGTGATCGGAGGAGCTCGCACCCTCCCAAGCGCATGTACCACAGTAACTACATTGACATTGCAGTAG TGGAGCTTAACCGGCCACAGATCTGGTACAACACGTCCATGGAAGTGCCCTCTGGGTGGGTGTTCAAGGGAGAGAGCTTCAGCATCACCTGCTCCACCAATCCCCTGTACCCAGGCGGCTCCTTTCAGCTGCGGCTGATCCGGCCCAACGGCACCGTGCGCCACTCTCTGCCGGCTCTCACATCCGCTGTGACCTTCAACTTCAGCAACGCGCAGACCCTGAACGAGGGCTACTACTGCTGCCAGTACAAAGTCCAGATGGGCAAGCGTATGTTGGCCTCCCGAGAGAGTCAGCCTCTCCCCATTTCTGTCAGAG cAGACACAGACCTGGCCATGAGTCCTGTGATGATCAGTTTGCTGGTATCAGGGTTGACCTTCGTTGTGGCCACCTTTATCATCCTGATTGTGTTCAGAATACTCtccaagaggaagagaaaactTACAGaattagaaagagagagcagaactt GTGTAGACAATACATACATCGCACTGACAACTATAAAATAG
- the si:ch211-150o23.3 gene encoding uncharacterized protein si:ch211-150o23.3 isoform X3: MVLRRPSIEMRDHREIWSSFITSFGVMESAKIPSPIARIALVLSALGCSIVYVNVEALDLVTKVIGDGHECRGRVEINHEGQWVTVCNRGWDMSDTRTVCREVGCWLASLPSGFKFSPSRAVWLNHVSCTGEVPDLTHCLHSNRNCTILEEAMMDCSGKPVLSILSPFTAFQVGEAIHFSCTAPSGPKFLNFHLYKKGVETPLVTQRADNGQRRMELTLTDVEVGHQGTYSCVNSDRRSSHPPKRMYHSNYIDIAVVELNRPQIWYNTSMEVPSGWVFKGESFSITCSTNPLYPGGSFQLRLIRPNGTVRHSLPALTSAVTFNFSNAQTLNEGYYCCQYKVQMGKRMLASRESQPLPISVRADTDLAMSPVMISLLVSGLTFVVATFIILIVFRILSKRKRKLTELERESRTCVDNTYIALTTIK, translated from the exons ATGGTTCTACGACGACCAAGTATCGAGA TGAGGGATCACAGAGAGATCTGGAGTTCATTCATCACGTCATTTGGAGTCATGGAATCTGCAAAAATACCATCACCGATAGCGAGGATTGCCCTTGTTCTTTCAGCGCTAG GTTGCAGTATCGTATATGTGAACGTTGAAGCTTTAG ACCTTGTCACAAAAGTAATCGGAGACGGTCATGAGTGTCGCGGCAGGGTGGAGATCAATCACGAAGGACAGTGGGTGACCGTTTGTAACCGTGGCTGGGACATGAGCGATACCCGGACAGTGTGCAGGGAAGTGGGGTGCTGGCTTGCCTCCCTGCCCAGCGGCTTCAAATTTAGCCCCAGCAGAGCCGTGTGGCTGAACCATGTCAGTTGCACAGGTGAAGTTCCCGACCTGACGCACTGCTTGCATTCCAACAGGAATTGTACCATCCTTGAAGAAGCCATGATGGACTGCTcag GGAAGCCTGTACTGTCCATTCTGTCCCCATTCACTGCCTTCCAAGTGGGTGAGGCCATACATTTCAGCTGCACGGCCCCAAGTGGGCCCAAGTTCCTCAACTTCCACCTGTACAAGAAGGGTGTCGAAACTCCTCTTGTGACGCAGAGGGCTGACAACGGACAGAGGAGAATGGAGCTGACCCTTACTGATGTGGAGGTCGGACACCAGGGCACGTATAGCTGTGTCAACAGTGATCGGAGGAGCTCGCACCCTCCCAAGCGCATGTACCACAGTAACTACATTGACATTGCAGTAG TGGAGCTTAACCGGCCACAGATCTGGTACAACACGTCCATGGAAGTGCCCTCTGGGTGGGTGTTCAAGGGAGAGAGCTTCAGCATCACCTGCTCCACCAATCCCCTGTACCCAGGCGGCTCCTTTCAGCTGCGGCTGATCCGGCCCAACGGCACCGTGCGCCACTCTCTGCCGGCTCTCACATCCGCTGTGACCTTCAACTTCAGCAACGCGCAGACCCTGAACGAGGGCTACTACTGCTGCCAGTACAAAGTCCAGATGGGCAAGCGTATGTTGGCCTCCCGAGAGAGTCAGCCTCTCCCCATTTCTGTCAGAG cAGACACAGACCTGGCCATGAGTCCTGTGATGATCAGTTTGCTGGTATCAGGGTTGACCTTCGTTGTGGCCACCTTTATCATCCTGATTGTGTTCAGAATACTCtccaagaggaagagaaaactTACAGaattagaaagagagagcagaactt GTGTAGACAATACATACATCGCACTGACAACTATAAAATAG
- the si:ch211-150o23.3 gene encoding uncharacterized protein si:ch211-150o23.3 isoform X1: MVLRRPSIESKRRRAILAVDVQVFFDSVNDKQLFVFHRTTCEQVRDHREIWSSFITSFGVMESAKIPSPIARIALVLSALGCSIVYVNVEALDLVTKVIGDGHECRGRVEINHEGQWVTVCNRGWDMSDTRTVCREVGCWLASLPSGFKFSPSRAVWLNHVSCTGEVPDLTHCLHSNRNCTILEEAMMDCSGKPVLSILSPFTAFQVGEAIHFSCTAPSGPKFLNFHLYKKGVETPLVTQRADNGQRRMELTLTDVEVGHQGTYSCVNSDRRSSHPPKRMYHSNYIDIAVVELNRPQIWYNTSMEVPSGWVFKGESFSITCSTNPLYPGGSFQLRLIRPNGTVRHSLPALTSAVTFNFSNAQTLNEGYYCCQYKVQMGKRMLASRESQPLPISVRADTDLAMSPVMISLLVSGLTFVVATFIILIVFRILSKRKRKLTELERESRTCVDNTYIALTTIK; this comes from the exons ATGGTTCTACGACGACCAAGTATCGAGAGTAAGCGACGCCGAGCAATCTTAGCTGTTGATGTACAAGTGTTTTTTGATTCTGTAAATGACAAACAATTGTTTGTCTTTCATCGGACAACTTGTGAACAAGTGAGGGATCACAGAGAGATCTGGAGTTCATTCATCACGTCATTTGGAGTCATGGAATCTGCAAAAATACCATCACCGATAGCGAGGATTGCCCTTGTTCTTTCAGCGCTAG GTTGCAGTATCGTATATGTGAACGTTGAAGCTTTAG ACCTTGTCACAAAAGTAATCGGAGACGGTCATGAGTGTCGCGGCAGGGTGGAGATCAATCACGAAGGACAGTGGGTGACCGTTTGTAACCGTGGCTGGGACATGAGCGATACCCGGACAGTGTGCAGGGAAGTGGGGTGCTGGCTTGCCTCCCTGCCCAGCGGCTTCAAATTTAGCCCCAGCAGAGCCGTGTGGCTGAACCATGTCAGTTGCACAGGTGAAGTTCCCGACCTGACGCACTGCTTGCATTCCAACAGGAATTGTACCATCCTTGAAGAAGCCATGATGGACTGCTcag GGAAGCCTGTACTGTCCATTCTGTCCCCATTCACTGCCTTCCAAGTGGGTGAGGCCATACATTTCAGCTGCACGGCCCCAAGTGGGCCCAAGTTCCTCAACTTCCACCTGTACAAGAAGGGTGTCGAAACTCCTCTTGTGACGCAGAGGGCTGACAACGGACAGAGGAGAATGGAGCTGACCCTTACTGATGTGGAGGTCGGACACCAGGGCACGTATAGCTGTGTCAACAGTGATCGGAGGAGCTCGCACCCTCCCAAGCGCATGTACCACAGTAACTACATTGACATTGCAGTAG TGGAGCTTAACCGGCCACAGATCTGGTACAACACGTCCATGGAAGTGCCCTCTGGGTGGGTGTTCAAGGGAGAGAGCTTCAGCATCACCTGCTCCACCAATCCCCTGTACCCAGGCGGCTCCTTTCAGCTGCGGCTGATCCGGCCCAACGGCACCGTGCGCCACTCTCTGCCGGCTCTCACATCCGCTGTGACCTTCAACTTCAGCAACGCGCAGACCCTGAACGAGGGCTACTACTGCTGCCAGTACAAAGTCCAGATGGGCAAGCGTATGTTGGCCTCCCGAGAGAGTCAGCCTCTCCCCATTTCTGTCAGAG cAGACACAGACCTGGCCATGAGTCCTGTGATGATCAGTTTGCTGGTATCAGGGTTGACCTTCGTTGTGGCCACCTTTATCATCCTGATTGTGTTCAGAATACTCtccaagaggaagagaaaactTACAGaattagaaagagagagcagaactt GTGTAGACAATACATACATCGCACTGACAACTATAAAATAG
- the LOC125293494 gene encoding uncharacterized protein LOC125293494 isoform X2, with protein MTMTKYKLPAFCLVLIVLSASEAIQFPGLQLISDCMEAKCGVRMKSCLRTNQGELTGKAKGCIARDCKNALKLCVKQIPKDAFAYAKVIAETAEQYADVGLDLFSDSYLQCWPRPDTHNGTQLTDCVIDDLLEKMEPLITLFGSTLFSDPAYMACWFVHIGRIFVTLATDTSNHDYAEQMARNNAMEAQRNAYVYMKCSAMRNPDEDCINMWNRIWGTPAWMKRKSKDIFVGFFNNVISASVKCQKS; from the exons ATGACAATGACAAAGTACAAGCTCCCTGCTTTTTGCCTCGTGCTCATag TGTTGAGTGCCAGTGAAGCCATACAGTTTCCAGGTCTCCAATTAATATCTG ATTGCATGGAAGCTAAATGTGGTGTACGGATGAAATCCTGCCTGAGAACTAATCAGGGGGAACTTACAGGCAAAGCCAAAG GCTGCATTGCCCGCGACTGTAAAAATGCCCTAAAACTCTGTGTGAAACAGATACCGAAGGATGCGTTTGCATATGCCAAAGTCATAGCAGAAACCGCTGAACAGTATGCTG ATGTTGGCCTAGACCTTTTCTCTGACTCCTACCTACAATGCTGGCCGAGGCCTGACACTCACAATGGAACTCAACTCACTG ACTGTGTGATTGATGACCTCTTAGAGAAGATGGAGCCTTTAATTACTCTGTTTGGCTCTACACTGTTCAGTGATCCAG CCTATATGGCATGCTGGTTTGTTCACATCGGGAGAATTTTTGTCACGCTTGCAACTGATACAAGTAACCATGACTATGCTGAACAAATGG CACGGAACAATGCAATGGAAGCACAGAGGAATGCGTATG TATACATGAAATGTTCGGCAATGAGAAACCCGGATGAAGACTGCATTAACATGTGGAATCGTATTTGGG GTACACCAGCATGGATGAAACGAAAAAGCAAAG ATATCTTCGTTGGTTTTTTCAACAATGTCATATCTGCTTCAGTGAAATGCCAGAAGTCCTGA
- the LOC125293494 gene encoding uncharacterized protein LOC125293494 isoform X1, producing MKWSSLTESSNLHVLSPVLSASEAIQFPGLQLISDCMEAKCGVRMKSCLRTNQGELTGKAKGCIARDCKNALKLCVKQIPKDAFAYAKVIAETAEQYADVGLDLFSDSYLQCWPRPDTHNGTQLTDCVIDDLLEKMEPLITLFGSTLFSDPAYMACWFVHIGRIFVTLATDTSNHDYAEQMARNNAMEAQRNAYVYMKCSAMRNPDEDCINMWNRIWGTPAWMKRKSKDIFVGFFNNVISASVKCQKS from the exons ATGAAGTGGTCATCTTTGACAGAGAGCTCTAACCTACATGTGTTGTCTCCAGTGTTGAGTGCCAGTGAAGCCATACAGTTTCCAGGTCTCCAATTAATATCTG ATTGCATGGAAGCTAAATGTGGTGTACGGATGAAATCCTGCCTGAGAACTAATCAGGGGGAACTTACAGGCAAAGCCAAAG GCTGCATTGCCCGCGACTGTAAAAATGCCCTAAAACTCTGTGTGAAACAGATACCGAAGGATGCGTTTGCATATGCCAAAGTCATAGCAGAAACCGCTGAACAGTATGCTG ATGTTGGCCTAGACCTTTTCTCTGACTCCTACCTACAATGCTGGCCGAGGCCTGACACTCACAATGGAACTCAACTCACTG ACTGTGTGATTGATGACCTCTTAGAGAAGATGGAGCCTTTAATTACTCTGTTTGGCTCTACACTGTTCAGTGATCCAG CCTATATGGCATGCTGGTTTGTTCACATCGGGAGAATTTTTGTCACGCTTGCAACTGATACAAGTAACCATGACTATGCTGAACAAATGG CACGGAACAATGCAATGGAAGCACAGAGGAATGCGTATG TATACATGAAATGTTCGGCAATGAGAAACCCGGATGAAGACTGCATTAACATGTGGAATCGTATTTGGG GTACACCAGCATGGATGAAACGAAAAAGCAAAG ATATCTTCGTTGGTTTTTTCAACAATGTCATATCTGCTTCAGTGAAATGCCAGAAGTCCTGA